Proteins encoded within one genomic window of Flavobacterium sp. NG2:
- the prmC gene encoding peptide chain release factor N(5)-glutamine methyltransferase: MNSRQYRTFFVQELTALYGVDEAESFFYLILENKHHLRAIDLALNPNLEFLEEELKVWNDLLAQLKKEIPVQYLLGSTSFYGLEFEVNENVLIPRSETEELVDWIIQENAKAEKSLKILDIGTGSGCIAIALAKNLPNAQVSAIDVSKGALATAQKNALANDVKVQFIEQSILETEDLFQQFDIIVSNPPYVRDLEKQEIKNNVLEYEPHLALFVADDNALVFYRKIAELAQQHLTPNGQLYFEINQYLGKEMVGLLEELGYINIELRKDIYGNDRMIFGEK; the protein is encoded by the coding sequence ATGAATAGCAGGCAATACCGTACTTTTTTTGTTCAAGAACTAACAGCTCTTTATGGAGTTGATGAAGCTGAGAGTTTTTTCTATTTGATATTAGAAAATAAACATCACTTACGAGCTATCGATTTAGCATTGAATCCGAATTTGGAGTTTTTGGAAGAAGAATTAAAAGTTTGGAATGATTTGTTGGCACAATTAAAAAAGGAAATTCCTGTTCAATACCTTTTAGGCTCAACAAGTTTTTATGGTTTAGAATTTGAAGTTAATGAAAATGTGTTAATTCCACGTTCCGAAACCGAGGAGTTAGTAGATTGGATCATTCAAGAAAATGCAAAAGCTGAGAAGTCGTTGAAAATTCTTGATATTGGTACAGGTTCGGGTTGTATTGCTATTGCATTAGCTAAAAACCTTCCTAATGCTCAAGTTTCTGCTATTGATGTTTCGAAAGGAGCTTTGGCTACAGCCCAAAAAAATGCACTAGCAAACGACGTAAAGGTTCAGTTTATTGAGCAAAGTATTCTTGAAACCGAAGATTTGTTTCAACAATTTGATATTATAGTTTCAAATCCGCCATATGTACGTGATTTGGAAAAACAAGAAATAAAGAACAATGTCTTGGAGTACGAACCACATTTAGCGCTTTTTGTCGCTGATGATAATGCTTTGGTTTTTTATAGAAAAATTGCCGAATTAGCTCAGCAACACTTGACGCCAAATGGGCAATTGTATTTTGAAATTAATCAGTATCTTGGGAAAGAAATGGTAGGTTTGTTGGAAGAATTAGGTTATATAAACATCGAGCTGCGAAAAGATATTTACGGAAACGATAGAATGATTTTTGGAGAAAAGTAA
- the ribD gene encoding bifunctional diaminohydroxyphosphoribosylaminopyrimidine deaminase/5-amino-6-(5-phosphoribosylamino)uracil reductase RibD translates to MNSNEKYIQRCIDLAKNGLGTTYPNPMVGSVIVYDGKIIGESWHKKAGEGHAEVNAVNSVKDKSLLSKATIYVSLEPCSHFGKTPPCCDLIIQNKIPNVVIGTVDPNNKVAGRGIQRLIDAGINVKVGFLEAECNELNKRFFTFHQKKRPYIILKWAESQDGFIAPILRQAQDDIKEKKPVWITSKYSRQLVHKWRSEEQAILVGTQTVIDDNPKLDVRDWTGNNPVRIVLDRKNRIPKNSTIFDNQVKTIIICESINEKSSENCIFESIDFEKEISTQIIELLYKYEIQSVIIEGGRQTLQTFIDNNLWDEALIFIGKPFFKQGIQAPIINHSCFDKQQIGQDELKIYKNHD, encoded by the coding sequence GTGAACTCCAATGAAAAATACATCCAGCGCTGTATTGACCTAGCCAAAAACGGCTTAGGCACGACTTACCCCAACCCGATGGTAGGAAGCGTGATTGTATATGACGGAAAAATCATTGGCGAAAGTTGGCATAAGAAAGCAGGAGAAGGTCATGCCGAAGTCAACGCTGTTAATTCAGTAAAAGACAAATCACTACTTTCTAAAGCAACCATTTATGTTAGTTTAGAACCTTGTAGCCATTTTGGAAAAACACCTCCTTGTTGCGATTTAATCATTCAAAACAAAATCCCCAATGTTGTTATAGGCACTGTAGACCCTAATAACAAAGTGGCAGGAAGAGGCATTCAACGATTAATTGATGCTGGAATTAATGTCAAAGTAGGTTTCCTTGAAGCCGAATGCAATGAACTCAACAAGCGCTTTTTTACATTTCATCAAAAGAAGCGACCTTATATTATATTAAAGTGGGCGGAAAGCCAAGATGGTTTTATTGCACCGATCCTTCGACAAGCTCAGGATGACATAAAAGAAAAGAAACCCGTTTGGATTACATCAAAATATTCTAGGCAATTGGTTCATAAATGGAGGAGTGAAGAACAAGCGATTTTAGTAGGAACGCAAACCGTCATTGATGACAACCCAAAACTAGATGTTAGAGATTGGACCGGTAACAATCCTGTTAGAATTGTTCTAGACAGAAAAAATCGCATCCCAAAAAACAGTACTATTTTTGACAACCAAGTTAAAACTATAATAATTTGCGAATCGATTAACGAAAAAAGCTCAGAAAATTGTATATTTGAGAGTATCGATTTTGAAAAAGAAATTTCGACCCAAATTATTGAGCTATTATACAAGTATGAAATTCAATCAGTTATCATTGAAGGAGGTAGACAAACTTTACAAACTTTCATAGACAACAACCTTTGGGACGAAGCATTAATTTTCATAGGAAAACCTTTTTTCAAACAAGGAATCCAAGCCCCTATAATCAACCATTCTTGTTTCGACAAACAACAAATCGGTCAAGACGAACTTAAAATTTATAAAAACCATGATTGA
- a CDS encoding HAD family phosphatase, with amino-acid sequence MIEAIIFDFGDIFINLDKPATFEGLKKLGLSEWNDDLDYLNHQFEMGKISKDDFLSGIQKHCPNATTEEILKTWNAILLDFPLYRLEFLQMLTQKYRLFLLSNTDAIHIEKFQKKTGETFYTDFYRCFEHVYFSYEIGMRKPNVDIYEYVLNNHSLVAEKTLFVDDKQENTDAAKTIGLNVWNLQVGEEDVVELFEKMIIK; translated from the coding sequence ATGATTGAAGCCATCATATTTGATTTTGGTGATATATTCATCAACCTAGACAAACCCGCAACTTTTGAAGGATTAAAAAAATTAGGTCTTTCAGAATGGAATGACGATTTAGATTATTTAAATCATCAATTTGAAATGGGAAAAATCTCAAAAGATGATTTTTTATCAGGCATTCAAAAACATTGCCCCAATGCAACTACAGAAGAAATTCTTAAAACTTGGAATGCAATTTTGTTAGACTTCCCTCTTTATCGTTTAGAATTTTTACAAATGCTTACGCAAAAGTATCGTTTGTTCCTTCTAAGTAATACTGATGCAATCCATATTGAAAAATTCCAAAAAAAAACAGGCGAGACTTTTTACACTGATTTTTACCGTTGTTTTGAACATGTTTATTTTTCATACGAAATAGGAATGCGCAAACCCAATGTTGACATATACGAATATGTTCTAAACAACCATAGTCTTGTAGCTGAAAAAACCTTATTTGTTGATGACAAACAAGAAAACACTGATGCCGCTAAAACCATTGGATTAAACGTTTGGAATCTTCAAGTAGGAGAAGAAGATGTAGTAGAATTATTCGAAAAGATGATTATTAAATAG